CAGCGCTCCCTTTCACGCCACGTCCCGGTCTTTCCCCGAGTCCATCGGGCTGACCAGGGCGATGGGATATGGTTCGAAGAAGACCTGACGCGCCAGATAGGGCTCTTGGAAGCGAGCAACCCAGGCGCGCAGGATATAGAGCGGCGTGCTGAGCGGCACGTGCCGGCCGCGGTAGCGTTCCAAGGTGTCGAGGAAGAGGGCCTTCTCCACCGGCGTCAATTGAGCCGAGAAGTAGCCCAGGGCATGCATCAGCACATTGATGCCGGCGGTGCGGCGCGGCGGCCGCGCCAGGGCCTCCCAGAGCAGGTGTTCGTAGGAATCAAACGCCTCCGCCGCCGGCCGGCGCCCTGGATTGGCCACAACCCGGCCCATGGCCTGCAGGCGCGACTGGTTGTAGGCCATCAGCAGGAGCTTGTGCTCGGTGTGGAAGCGCACCAGCTCCTCCATGGTGCCGGCGGCTTTGGCCTGGCGGAAGCGCGCCAGGGTGAAGAGCTTGATCAGGAAATGATCGCGCAGGGTCGCGTTGGTGAGCCGGCCCTCGTCCTCCACCGCCAGATGGCCGAAGCGTTCCAGCACCGCCTGGCCGAAGAAGCCGGCGCCCTTGCCGACCGGCGTCTCACTCCCCATGTCAGCATACAGCTTGACATCCTTGATGCCGCAGGAGGGGGAACGATTCTTGAGGA
The sequence above is drawn from the Anaerolineae bacterium genome and encodes:
- a CDS encoding DUF523 and DUF1722 domain-containing protein encodes the protein MHASVRPQVVVSKCLGFAACRYNGQMIPDPFVEQLRPFVDFLPVCPEVELGLGVPRPPIRVILRGGERRLVQPETGRDITEAMQDFAASFLAGLPAVDGFILKNRSPSCGIKDVKLYADMGSETPVGKGAGFFGQAVLERFGHLAVEDEGRLTNATLRDHFLIKLFTLARFRQAKAAGTMEELVRFHTEHKLLLMAYNQSRLQAMGRVVANPGRRPAAEAFDSYEHLLWEALARPPRRTAGINVLMHALGYFSAQLTPVEKALFLDTLERYRGRHVPLSTPLYILRAWVARFQEPYLARQVFFEPYPIALVSPMDSGKDRDVA